The DNA sequence CGTGCCCATCGGTATACGTCAGTTGCTGCACCGATTGGAACTGGCTCATCTCGTTCTGTTGGCGATCGACACCCAAAGTCTCCTGCACGGCCCGGCTGAAATCGGAAGCCGTGTATCTGGTCGACACCGCGCTCATCTGTGAGGCGGCCGTGGGCCTGTCTCCCGAAACGTATGTGCCATTGACCTGTGCGAGCCCCTTGCCAAGGTCCTTGGCCACCCCGCTCCAAGTGTCGTCTTCCGCGGTAACGCTGTCCGCCGCAGGCCGCACCGAATAGCCTTGATCTCCACCCAATCTATCGGTTTGCAGCCCACCGGTCTCTGTCATCGAAGCGCCAAGTTGCGATTGATTTTCAGCCGCCGTCGTACGATCGGCAGCTATGACTACATCCGAAACAGGCGCGACTTGCGAAACAGAATCCGTTAGGATTGAAACGTTGCCTAACTGCTTGTCTGCTTTCACCGAATTTTGAGTCGGTGATTGCTTCCCTGCTTGATACTTAGCACTGAAGGATAAATTAACTTCTGGATTTCGAGAGCTTGATGATTGCCCATTGGCCTCGGCTTGCCCAAGAGAAGGAACCAAACTGCTCGCGTCTACCGCACGAGAAGACTCTCGACCCGCAGCAATTGCAGGTGCCTGCGGGACCAACAGTGATGCAATCATTGCCAACACCGCCAGCAGTGGCAACAGCGCCACGCATTTGGCCAGCCTCGTTTTCGCTCGCATTGGCATCGGCACTCCGCTTCACTCTTTTCCACGACAGTGTTGTGCCGCGGTCTTTGAAAAGCGTAAAGGAAAAATTATCAGAAAAAAAGACTTGTTTTTCAAATTTTTTTATGGTAGGAACGTTGAAATTTCAAACTTTTGTGACATTTCATCTAATTCTTGCAACAATACCTGTTGGCCGAAAATTCCAAATAAACAGAAATCGAATTTGACAAATTAGGTTTGTATCGTAAACTACTTTATGGTTGCAACAGTTGATCGATAATCCAGTTTCTTGAAAGGCACCAGCAATGCTAGAAAACAGACCTTCAGACGGTGAGCAAATCTCGAATCCAGCCGACGCGCTGAATATTGTGAAAACACAACGAAAACGAACGAATCTGGCCAGGAATCAAGGATCTTATATCCATTTTGGCATTTGGGGAGCCGCTTGGCTCATCGGCTATTCAGCCCTTGCCTTGGGAACCACTCCTTTAAATGGCAACGACATTACTATCAGCGTCTGGTCGTTTCCAATTTTCGCCATCGTGTTGGTATTGGCTTTCGTGGCTTCCTGGCTTCTGAATGTGCGAAACGCATCAGGTATTCGCTCCGAAGATCCGATGTTCCATTATTTCAAACAAATGGGGAAATTGGCCGGTTGGTCATATCCTCTTGCATTTATCTTCAGCATGTGCGGTCTTGCTATATTCGCGGACAAATACGGTCCCGGAAACACTGAGATGTCGGTACTCTACAACTTCGTGGTGCCACTGATACTCGGACTCATCTACTGGTTGCAAGGTGCCATGTACAACGACCGTACACTATCAATCACCGGCGTGTGGATGATGGCACTGAGCTGGAGCACCATTCTGGCAGGAATCCCTGTAGGATATTGGATTATGGCCTTGCTTGGCGGCGGCGGACTACTGGTAGCTTTCCTTGTGGCGCTGATATTCGCTCATCATCGAGCAGCCGCTGCCGTCGCCGATTTAGATCAGGAGCAGGATGTATGAGTGAGCAACTCAATCCCGTCATCCATGCCCCTTCCCGTCTGCGGATCATGACCACACTGACCAGTTTGGATGACGACGAATCGTTGTCATTTTCGAAACTCAAGCAGCTTCTGAATATGACCAATGGCAACCTTTCGGTTCACTTGACCAAGCTGGAGGAAGCCGGTTACGTTTCCATCGACAAGACCTTCGAAGGCAGGAAGCCAGCCACTTACGTTTCCGTGACCTCAGCGGGCCGAGACGCGTTCGCAACGTAT is a window from the Bifidobacterium sp. ESL0745 genome containing:
- a CDS encoding transcriptional regulator, encoding MSEQLNPVIHAPSRLRIMTTLTSLDDDESLSFSKLKQLLNMTNGNLSVHLTKLEEAGYVSIDKTFEGRKPATYVSVTSAGRDAFATYLHDLQVLLKPATGESAPEKK